From the genome of Anoplopoma fimbria isolate UVic2021 breed Golden Eagle Sablefish chromosome 1, Afim_UVic_2022, whole genome shotgun sequence, one region includes:
- the LOC129091994 gene encoding ATP-dependent DNA helicase Q1-like, whose translation MDGGGRTNDVQAELDSLEAELELVELQITDLLQKQAELTGRKDALLQQLEEACDAAQPSSSKSSGAHPVLSKQEMKLYDGTGSVFSNSSMLLPVQLSCCGVVMWCEVTFPWSKEVERHLKDSFHLSTFRPLQLKAINLTLSGKDLFLVMPTGRGKSLCYQLPAVCSEGFTLVVSPLVSLMEDQIMYLKSIDVPAVMLNASSSREHAKTVMAGMTDPKAPFKLLYVTPEKIAKSKLLMSRLEKAHNADLLSRIAVDEVHCCSQWGHDFRPDYKLLGILKRQFPNVPLLGLTATATSSVLKDCEKILCVPQPITLSASFNRTNLYYEVRVKDSNYDASIDDVASLIKNRYKDQSGIVYVFSQKDAESVSSALQKRDVLAFPYHAHMDPDDRSRVHRKWTSNKIQVVVATVAFGMGIDKPDVRFVIHHTISKSIENYYQESGRAGRDDQQADCIIYYGFSDIFRISTMVVMENVGQKKLLQIVDYCQNVDRCRRSLMAVHFDEVWDDEGCNQMCDTCRNAKDFTTLEITQHAKQVLQIVELAASVDEKLTPLKLVDAWIGKGPAKRRKMIQTTTLCRPQAEAVVVMLLLQGYLREDFSFTPYITHFYMKLGRKAPLLKNEAHTLSMKMRSTGAGSAVDTSANQEELNKTFDPVVMDHSCPPQPKVIVFKDQRNQNRRQSERAQQQMTHRPGEEEVNRGSSITPQHGIEVDVEINIIDNSDGQKTPSHPLKPCSKRKATTPQRVRRKPRAAAGVSSQGPGDDTAPSSPSHASIISETAAEELCDLRNYYSKQLKRINHISHEYLGQPSEPGVLACIREPLRSLRLPRRLTIARTARSLWTRVSGRRKLVHR comes from the exons ATGGATGGAGGTGGCAGAACTAATG ATGTGCAGGCGGAGCTGGACTCTTTGGAGGCGGAGCTAGAATTGGTGGAGCTGCAGATTACAGATCTCCTGCAGAAGCAGGCTGAGCTGACCGGTCGTAAAGATGCACTTCTGCAGCAACTGGAGGAGGCCTGTGATGCTGCACAGCCGTCATCCTCAAAGTCATCTGGAGCTCATCCAGTACTGAGCAAGCAGGAGATGAAGCTCTATGATGGCACAG GTTCAGTTTTCAGTAACTCCTCGATGTTACTTCCTGTTCAGCTCTCGTGCTGTGGTGTCGTGATGTGGTGTGAagtaac ATTTCCATGGTCCAAAGAAGTGGAGCGCCACCTGAAGGACTCGTTCCATCTCTCCACGTTCAGACCTCTACAGCTGAAGGCCATCAACCTGACCCTGTCAGGCAAAGATCTGTTCCTGGTAATGCCCACAGGGAGAggaaaaagcctctgctaccAGCTGCCTGCAGTCTGCTCAGAGG GTTTTACATTGGTTGTCAGTCCCCTGGTGTCCCTGATGGAGGACCAGATCATGTACCTGAAGTCCATCGATGTGCCAGCAGTCATGCTGAATGCGTCCAGTAGCAGG GAGCATGCCAAGACTGTCATGGCTGGAATGACGGATCCCAAAGCTCCTTTCAAGCTGCTGTATGTGACTCCAGAGAAGATCGCCAAGAGCAAGCTGCTCATGTCTCGTCTTGAGAAAGCCCATAACGCAGACCTGCTGAGTCGGATCGCTGTGGACGAGGTTCACTGCTGCAGTCAGTGGGGTCATGACTTTAGACCAG aTTATAAGCTGCTGGGCATCCTGAAGAGGCAGTTCCCCAACGTCCCCCTTCTGGGACTCACCGCCACAGCAACCAGCAGCGTCCTCAAGGACTGTGAGAAGATCCTATGTGTGCCACAGCCAATCACACTGTCGGCGTCCTTCAACCGAACCAATCTCTACTACGAG GTTCGGGTTAAAGACTCTAACTATGATGCATCAATAGATGATGTTGCCTCTCTGATCAAGAACAGATACAAGGATCAGTCAG GGATCGTGTACGTGTTCTCTCAGAAGGATGCAGAGTCAGTGTCCTCTGCGCTCCAGAAGAGAGACGTCCTGGCCTTCCCCTACCACGCTCACATGGACCCCGACGATAGGTCCCGCGTTCACCGCAAATGGACCTCCAACAAAATCCAG GTGGTGGTAGCCACAGTGGCGTTTGGTATGGGCATCGACAAGCCTGACGTCAGGTTTGTCATCCACCACACCATCAGTAAATCGATCGAGAACTACTACCAAGAGAGTGGACGCGCAG gGCGAGACGACCAACAAGCAGACTGCATCATCTACTATGGCTTCTCTGATATCTTCAGGATCAGCACCATGGTGGTGATGGAGAACGTTGGTCAGAAGAAGCTGCTGCAGATAGTGGATTACTGCCAGAATGTTGACAG GTGTCGGCGCTCTCTCATGGCTGTTCATTTTGACGAGGTGTGGGATGATGAAGGATGCAACCAGATGTGTGATACCTGCCGCAATgcaaaag ACTTCACCACCTTGGAAATTACCCAGCATGCCAAGCAGGTGCTGCAAATTGTGGAGCTGGCAGCGTCAGTGGATGAAAAGCTGACTCCGCTGAAGCTGGTGGATGCGTGGATAGGCAAAGGCCCAGCAAAGCGCAGGAAGATGATCCAGACCACCACCCTGTGTCGGCCGCAGGCTGAAGCTGTGGttgtgatgctgctgctgcagggatACCTCAG GGAGGATTTCAGCTTCACTCCGTACATCACCCACTTCTACATGAAGCTGGGCCGCAAAGCTCCTCTGCTGAAGAACGAGGCTCACACACTCAGCATGAAGATGAGGTCAACAGGGGCAGGGTCTGCTGTG GACacatcagccaatcaggaagAGCTTAATAAGACCTTTGACCCCGTTGTCATGGACCACAGCTGTCCCCCACAACCCAAAGTGATAGTATTTAAAGACCAGAGGAACCAGAACAGACGACAGAGCGAGAGAGCACAGCAGCAGATGACGCACCGacctggagaggaagaggtgaaCAGAGGGAGCTCCATCACGCCTCAACATGGAATTGAGGTTGATGTTGAAATAAACATTATAGATAACAGTGATGGTCAGAAAACACCTTCACATCCACTTAAACCTTGTTCCAAACGCAAAGCCACCACCCCTcagagagtgaggaggaaacCCCGTGCTGCAGCAGGTGTTTCCAGTCAAGGCCCAGGGGATGACACGGCGCCCAGCTCTCCATCCCACGCCTCCATCATCTCTGAGACTGCAGCCGAAGAGCTCTGTGACCTGAGGAACTACTACAGCAAACAGCTGAAGAGAATTAACCACATTTCTCATGAATACCTGGGGCAGCCCTCAGAGCCAGGGGTGCTGGCATGTATCAGGGAGCCTCTGAGGAGCCTCCGTCTGCCCCGCAGGCTGACCATCGCCCGGACGGCTCGCAGCCTGTGGACCCGAGTGAGTGGCAGGAGGAAGCTGGTTCACCGCTGA